In Rosa chinensis cultivar Old Blush chromosome 1, RchiOBHm-V2, whole genome shotgun sequence, a genomic segment contains:
- the LOC112166781 gene encoding receptor-like protein 7, which translates to MGLYRCLSTVSNTHMLPKVVIIILLFHVSVAISLRQPADCKDEESSALLQFKESFIIDRSASGYDGAYPKVLSWKQNNSCCSWDGIECDQSTGYVIGLDLSSSCLYGSINSNSTLFRLVNLQSLNLADNNFNYSEIPTTIRNLPKLRYLNLSASVFSGQVPSEVSQLSKLSSLDLSLNLDGVSIDGLLTLNPSYLASLVHNLTRLENLYLGYINISSKIPQSMANLSFLTSLSLRNCQLFGEFPVRIFQLQNLKLLSVRNNPDLTGYLPEFNQSSPLSSLVLAGTRFSENLPSSIQKLDSLEELNVGGCNFSEGLVPSFLGKLRQLTYLDISKNNYGGPIPDSLANLTQLTVFRIGTSHLTGPIPSWLGNFSKLIYLDFSYNRLNGSIPQTFSNLINLEILYLQYNDLSGTVEFQMFENLQNLYQLHLNGNNLQFLTESTIVNASVPQFTILGLSSCNIREFPSFLRYQQNLQKLYLAENKLYGQVPKWMWNMSIDTLMYLDIDQNFLTGFEQPPVVLPWVNLRFLKLSSNMFHGPLPIPPPSILGYEIQDNKLKGEVSPEICNLSSIQALDLSNNNLSGVLPHCIGNFSDRLILLLLANNSFQGILPQTYSKKSNLRMIDVSYNQLQGQLPRSLANCVMLETLILSDNKFQDVFPSWLVTLPELKVLAMRHNGFHGVIGKPENNNGFLNLRILDLSFNNFRGEFLSEYIFSEYAMRSNITVNQSTYMKTNITYDAGGGAITLDYGYTITIANKGADRYYSKIQEAFAAIDVSSNKFEGKIDELIGNLKGLRSLNVSNNIFTGEIPSSLGNLTLLEALDLSQNKLSGEIPQQLAQLTFLSQFNAALNRLTGPIPQGNQFATFNSTSYEGNPGLCGDPLPTKCGNPTAHQLPPPTVQDAYSSESRIEWIFVVAGLGSGLVQGIILADLMIRRRYALFLKIVDMLVRTVKRRR; encoded by the coding sequence ATGGGGTTATACCGGTGCTTATCTACAGTCTCCAACACTCACATGCTTCCGAAAGTAGTGATTATTATATTGTTATTTCATGTTTCGGTTGCCATTTCTCTGCGGCAGCCTGCAGATTGCAAGGATGAGGAGAGCTCTGCCTTGCTGCAATTCAAGGAAAGCTTTATTATTGACAGATCTGCTTCTGGTTATGATGGTGCTTATCCAAAGGTTTTGTCGTGGAAACAAAACAACAGCTGCTGTTCATGGGATGGTATCGAGTGTGATCAGAGTACGGGTTACGTGATTGGCCTTGATCTCAGTAGCAGTTGTCTATATGGCTCCATCAACTCCAACAGCACCCTCTTCCGCCTTGTTAATCTTCAGAGCCTGAACCTTGCCGACAATAACTTCAACTACTCTGAAATTCCTACAACCATTAGGAATCTCCCAAAGCTCAGGTACCTCAACCTCTCTGCCTCTGTATTTTCTGGCCAAGTCCCATCTGAAGTTTCACAGTTGTCCAAGTTGTCATCCCTTGACTTATCTCTGAATCTTGATGGTGTTTCTATTGACGGGTTATTGACCCTTAACCCATCCTATCTGGCAAGCCTTGTTCATAACTTAACTAGACTTGAAAATCTTTATCTAGGCTACATTAACATATCATCGAAAATTCCTCAATCCATGGCGAATCTGTCATTTCTGACATCCCTCTCTCTGAGGAATTGTCAATTGTTTGGGGAATTCCCAGTAAGAATTTTCCAGTTACAAAACTTGAAACTTCTTAGTGTGAGAAACAACCCAGATCTTACTGGTTATCTGCCTGAATTCAATCAAAGTAGTCCTCTATCATCACTCGTACTTGCTGGAACTAGGTTCTCCGAAAACCTACCTTCTTCAATCCAAAAGCTTGATTCTTTGGAAGAGTTGAATGTGGGTGGATGCAATTTTTCAGAAGGGTTGGTTCCCTCTTTTCTTGGTAAGCTTAGACAGCTTACTTATCTCGACATTTCAAAAAACAATTATGGCGGTCCAATTCCTGATTCGTTGGCAAATCTTACACAATTGACAGTGTTTAGGATTGGTACGAGTCACTTGACAGGTCCAATACCATCTTGGTTAGGAAACTTCAGCAAACTGATTTACCTAGACTTTTCTTATAATAGATTGAATGGTTCAATTCCGCAGACATTTTCCAATCTCATAAATCTTGAGATTCTTTATCTTCAGTACAATGACCTGAGTGGTACAGTGGAGTTTCAAATGTTTGAAAATCTACAAAATCTTTACCAACTCCATCTAAATGGTAATAATCTGCAATTTCTCACTGAATCCACAATTGTGAATGCATCTGTTCCCCAATTTACAATTCTAGGATTGAGTTCATGCAACATAAGAGAGTTCCCATCTTTCTTAAGATATCAACAGAATTTGCAGAAGTTGTACCTTGCTGAAAACAAACTCTATGGTCAAGTACCGAAATGGATGTGGAATATGAGCATAGATACTTTGATGTACTTGGACATTGATCAAAACTTCCTTACAGGCTTTGAGCAACCTCCAGTTGTCCTTCCTTGGGTTAACCTTCGATTTTTAAAGCTCTCTTCCAACATGTTCCATGGACCACTGCCGATACCTCCACCATCAATCTTAGGCTATGAAATTCAGGACAATAAACTGAAAGGAGAAGTTTCACCAGAGATTTGCAACCTGAGTTCTATTCAGGCCCTTGATTTGTCCAACAACAACTTGAGTGGCGTGCTTCCACACTGTATCGGAAACTTCAGTGACCGTCTAATACTTTTACTTCTTGCAAATAACTCCTTCCAAGGGATTCTTCCACAAACATACAGTAAGAAAAGCAACTTGAGGATGATTGATGTTAGTTATAACCAATTGCAGGGGCAATTACCGAGGTCGCTGGCTAACTGTGTGATGCTTGAGACTTTAATTCTGTCAGACAACAAATTCCAAGACGTCTTCCCCTCTTGGTTGGTGACTCTTCCAGAGTTAAAAGTGTTGGCAATGCGCCATAATGGTTTCCATGGAGTGATCGGAAAGCCTGAAAACAATAATGGTTTCCTGAACTTGCGCATTTTAGATCTATCTTTCAATAATTTCAGAGGTGAGTTTCTTTCTGAATACATCTTCTCTGAGTATGCCATGAGATCGAATATCACAGTCAACCAGTCAACTTATATGAAGACTAACATAACCTATGATGCTGGTGGTGGTGCTATTACTTTGGATTACGGTTACACGATCACAATAGCGAATAAGGGTGCGGACAGATACTATTCAAAAATTCAAGAAGCCTTTGCAGCCATTGATGTCTCAAGCAATAAATTTGAAGGGAAGATTGATGAACTGATTGGGAATCTAAAAGGGCTTCGCTCGCTCAATGTTTCTAATAACATTTTCACCGGTGAGATCCCATCATCTTTGGGAAACTTAACACTGCTGGAGGCATTGGACCTTTCACAGAACAAGCTCTCAGGAGAGATCCCCCAACAGCTGGCGCAACTGACATTCCTTTCACAATTCAATGCTGCTCTCAACAGGCTCACAGGTCCTATACCCCAAGGAAACCAATTTGCTACATTCAATAGCACTTCCTATGAGGGAAACCCTGGATTATGTGGAGATCCGTTGCCAACCAAATGTGGAAACCCAACGGCCCATCAACTGCCTCCTCCAACTGTACAAGATGCTTATTCTTCCGAGTCCAGAATTGAATGGATATTTGTTGTGGCAGGACTTGGAAGTGGTTTGGTGCAGGGAATAATTCTTGCGGATCTTATGATCAGAAGGAGGTATGCATTGTTTCTTAAAATTGTTGACATGCTTGTCAGAACAGTGAAAAGGAGAAGGTAG